From Ammoniphilus oxalaticus:
TGATCAGGTGTTAGGGTTTTAGCAGTAAGAAAAGCGTCTACTAGGATACTCCCCATACTCCCTGTTCCGATAAAGCCGACTTTCATCATTTGACTCCCTCCGTCACTAAGCTATAAGTAATGTCTATGAATGAGAAGGGAGTTCCATACGTAAAAATTGACCTCTTGATTTAAAAGAAATAATTGCTGCCTGGCTATCGGTTAAGCTATACTAAGCTTGGTGACAAATTTCATTTATCATGTCAACCGTAACCTGTTTTCTTAAAGGGAGATGATGTGTCGCGGCATATTGATTCAACGCTTCTGTCACTCGATTAATGGACTCGACCGAAAACGTTTCTTTTTGTTTTGCCCGCTGAATTGCTTCCTCAATTTCCCTCTCTCTTAACCCATCTAATCGTTTGTATTCCCCAATAATCTGTCGAATCGACTTAACATTTTTAGAAATTTCAAGATGAACACCCATGATTACAATCCCCCGCTGAGCTAGATTATTCTTTTAATTTCCTTAATTATAAAGAAACCCGTCATAGAAGACAAGCAATCTATCGGCTCTGTCTTTCCGTGACAAGGAGGTTGCTCATGAAATTTGAATGGACGAGCAGGGAGAAAAAACTGATCGTTTTCGTTCTTGTTTTTATCGTATTGATGGGAAGTGTGGCTGCCTATTTTATTAGTGAAGCCAATCGCCCGCAGGGCGCAGTGGCCTTTTCAGCTTATCCTACGGAATCGGCAGATTTAACAGAGGATGGCTCTCAACCGAATGAGCCGAAATCGGCGGAAGAAATCGTTTGGATTGACCTGAAAGGAGCGGTAGTTAAGCAAGGCGTGTATCAACTTGCGGCTGAATCTAGGATGATCGATGCGGTTCAACTGGCTGGTGGATTTGCTGAAAACGCCGAACAGAGGGTCATTAATTTAGCGGAACGTATCCAGGATGGCC
This genomic window contains:
- a CDS encoding DUF2533 family protein, producing MGVHLEISKNVKSIRQIIGEYKRLDGLREREIEEAIQRAKQKETFSVESINRVTEALNQYAATHHLPLRKQVTVDMINEICHQA
- a CDS encoding helix-hairpin-helix domain-containing protein is translated as MKFEWTSREKKLIVFVLVFIVLMGSVAAYFISEANRPQGAVAFSAYPTESADLTEDGSQPNEPKSAEEIVWIDLKGAVVKQGVYQLAAESRMIDAVQLAGGFAENAEQRVINLAERIQDGQMIYIPYVGESEAEFPARVITGAGSADRALISINRADEGQLTQLPGIGPARAAAIIAYREEHGPFKRKEDLMEISGIGQKTFEKLRDLVAVD